Proteins encoded by one window of Arachis ipaensis cultivar K30076 chromosome B04, Araip1.1, whole genome shotgun sequence:
- the LOC107634948 gene encoding protein ARABIDILLO 2, producing MVEGGGGEVSVSDSVDELSTEEWLLNAEKLVPEAIDKAKEVKVFLGRWKMIVSKLEQIPSRLSDLSSHPCFGKNALCKEQLQAVTRTLKESIELAEICLKDKFEGKLKMQSDLDSLAAKLDLNLRDCGLLIKTGVLGEVARPEADAATHGSIKELLARLQIGHLEAKHRALDSLVEAMREDEKKVLAVMGRSNIAALVQLLTATSHRIRETAVTVICSLAESGSCENWLVSEGVLPPLIRLVESGSFVGKEKAVISLQRLSMSAETARAIVGHGGVRPLVELCQTGDSVSQSAAACTLKNISAVPEVRQALAEEGVVKTIINLLNCGILLGSKEYAAECLQNLTASNENLRRNIITEGGVMSLLAYLDGPLPQESAVGALRNLVGSVPEDTLVSLGFLPRLSHVLKSGSPGAQQAAAAAICRVSSTPEMKKLVGEAGCIPHLVKMLEAKSSSGREVAAQAMASLISVSRNQREVKKDDKSVPNLVQLLDPSPQNSAKKYAVSCLGSLSSCKKCRKLMISYGAIGYLKKLTEMDIPGAKKLLERLEKGNFRSLFSKK from the coding sequence ATGGTGGAAGGTGGTGGAGGTGAGGTTTCGGTTTCGGATTCGGTTGATGAACTTTCAACAGAAGAATGGTTGTTGAATGCAGAGAAGCTTGTTCCTGAGGCAATTGATAAAGCTAAAGAGGTTAAAGTGTTCCTGGGAAGATGGAAGATGATTGTTTCGAAACTCGAACAGATCCCTTCGCGGCTGTCGGATTTGTCGAGCCACCCGTGTTTCGGGAAGAATGCGCTTTGCAAGGAGCAGTTACAGGCAGTTACAAGGACTCTGAAGGAATCAATTGAATTGGCTGAGATTTGTTTGAAGGACAAGTTTGAAGGTAAGTTGAAGATGCAAAGTGACCTTGATTCATTAGCCGCCAAATTGGATTTGAATTTGAGGGATTGTGGCCTCCTCATCAAGACTGGTGTCCTCGGCGAGGTGGCCCGGCCAGAGGCGGATGCTGCCACGCATGGCAGCATCAAAGAATTGCTTGCTCGCCTCCAGATCGGGCATCTGGAGGCAAAGCATAGAGCATTGGATAGTCTTGTGGAAGCAATGAGGGAAGATGAGAAGAAAGTTTTGGCGGTTATGGGGAGAAGCAACATTGCTGCTTTGGTTCAGTTACTAACCGCCACTTCTCACAGGATAAGAGAGACGGCGGTTACAGTTATATGCTCGCTCGCGGAATCCGGTAGCTGTGAGAATTGGTTAGTTTCCGAAGGCGTTCTGCCGCCTCTTATAAGGCTGGTTGAGTCCGGTAGTTTTGTGGGAAAAGAGAAAGCTGTAATTTCTCTTCAGAGGCTGTCAATGTCGGCGGAAACAGCCCGCGCAATCGTCGGACACGGCGGCGTTAGGCCGTTGGTTGAGCTTTGTCAGACCGGGGATTCGGTGTCGCAATCCGCGGCTGCTTGTACACTGAAGAATATTTCGGCCGTTCCGGAGGTTAGACAAGCTTTGGCCGAAGAAGGCGTCgttaaaacaataatcaatttgcTTAACTGCGGAATTCTGTTGGGATCCAAAGAGTACGCGGCGGAGTGCTTGCAGAATCTAACTGCAAGCAACGAGAATCTTCGTAGGAATATAATAACAGAAGGTGGCGTTATGAGTCTTCTAGCGTATCTTGATGGTCCTTTGCCTCAAGAATCCGCCGTTGGCGCGTTGAGGAACTTGGTAGGATCTGTCCCAGAGGACACACTCGTTTCGCTCGGCTTCCTTCCAAGATTGTCTCACGTGCTGAAATCCGGTTCCCCGGGAGCTCAGCAGGCGGCCGCAGCCGCAATCTGCCGAGTTTCCAGCACACCGGAGATGAAAAAGCTAGTGGGCGAAGCCGGATGCATACCTCATCTGGTAAAGATGCTGGAGGCGAAATCAAGCAGCGGTAGGGAGGTGGCGGCGCAGGCGATGGCGAGCCTAATTAGCGTGTCGCGGAATCAGAgagaagtgaagaaggatgataaGAGTGTTCCAAACTTGGTTCAGTTGCTTGATCCAAGTCCGCAGAACAGTGCAAAGAAATATGCAGTTTCATGCTTGGGATCGCTTTCTTCATGCAAGAAATGCAGGAAGCTTATGATCTCTTATGGCGCAATTGGGTATCTGAAGAAACTCACTGAGATGGATATTCCAGGTGCTAAGAAACTTCTTGAGAGATTGGAGAAAGGCAATTTTAGAAGCTTGTTTAGCAAGAAATAG